The following proteins are encoded in a genomic region of Montipora foliosa isolate CH-2021 chromosome 8, ASM3666993v2, whole genome shotgun sequence:
- the LOC137968258 gene encoding uncharacterized protein has product MGKDFLQIFLNLNFGDEEITIRSSLSALEDYFLPKRNIVYERYVFNSCIQTPEETVDCYVNRLRKLASSCQFGTLTEEMIRDRLVIGMHDTGTKARLLREKDLSLDKALDMCKSSEITNKQIKSPQHESKQSKEELHLVQDKSKNKTKKSRPSNPNKTNKGSKKTWKCKFCGQAKWHSKPTDCPAYGQQCRICKKMNHFSKVCLSRKEEEDYDSEESILKIEEISAIKEDGSKPSLESKLWPITGMFLKDYDILGSQPLSLILW; this is encoded by the coding sequence ATGGGGAAAGACTTTCTCCAGATCTTTCTTAATCTTAACTTTGGCGATGAAGAAATCACGATCAGGTCATCGTTGTCTGCGCTAGAAGATTATTTTCTTCCTAAAAGAAATATAGTGTACGAAAGGTATGTTTTCAATTCCTGTATTCAAACACCTGAGGAAACTGTTGACTGCTATGTCAATAGGTTGAGGAAACTAGCATCCTCTTGCCAGTTTGGAACACTCACCGAAGAGATGATTCGTGATAGGCTTGTCATTGGCATGCACGATACCGGCACAAAAGCTAGATTGCTTCGGGAGAAAGATTTATCCTTGGATAAGGCTCTCGACATGTGCAAATCGAGTGAGATTACAAATAAGCAGATCAAGTCGCCTCAGCACGAAAGCAAGCAGTCGAAGGAAGAGCTTCATCTAGTCCAagataaaagtaaaaataagaCCAAGAAATCAAGACCTTCAAATCCAAATAAGACCAATAAAGGTTCAAAGAAAACGTGGAAATGCAAGTTTTGTGGTCAGGCCAAATGGCATTCAAAGCCAACCGATTGCCCAGCTTATGGCCAGCAATGTCGAATTTGTAAGAAGATGAATCACTTCAGCAAAGTGTGTTTgtcgagaaaagaagaagaagattatGATTCAGAGGAATCTATACTGAAGATAGAAGAGATTTCTGCAATTAAAGAAGATGGAAGCAAACCCTCTCTAGAAAGCAAATTATGGCCAATTACAGGGATGTTTTTGAAGGATTATGACATATTGGGGTCACAGCCGTTGTCACTGATCCTCTGGTAA